The Salmo trutta chromosome 6, fSalTru1.1, whole genome shotgun sequence genome has a window encoding:
- the cyb5a gene encoding cytochrome b5, giving the protein MEDKGENGQAVKYYRLSEIEEQNTFKSTWIIINFNVYDVTKFLEEHPGGEEVLREQAGGDATESFEDVGHSSDAKEMAANMIIGELHPDDRPKMAKPSESLATTIEETSSWWTNWLIPGLAAAVITVMYRMYTSVEQ; this is encoded by the exons ATGGAGGATAAAGGGGAGAACGGACAAGCTGTAAAATACTACCGACTGTCAGAAATCGAGGAACAGAATACGTTCAAGAGTACATGGATTATAATCAATTTTAACGTCTACGATGTCACCAAATTTCTGGAAGAG caCCCAGGTGGAGAGGAGGTCTTGAGGGAACAGGCAGGCGGTGATGCCACGGAGAGCTTTGAAGACGTCGGGCACTCATCAGATGCCAAGGAGATGGCTGCCAACATGATCATTGGAGAACTGCATCCA GATGATCGGCCAAAGATGGCCAAACCTTCA GAGTCACTTGCCACCACAATCGAGGAAACCTCAAG TTGGTGGACAAACTGGTTGATCCCCGGTTTGGCTGCGGCAGTTATCACGGTTATGTACCGCATGTACACGTCCGTGGAGCAGTGA
- the LOC115195852 gene encoding protein phosphatase 1 regulatory subunit 3G, producing MSDSALLRDSKQCSPNSGGTMLSGSEDEPTENSDEDLEDGLIEPPEMYKKDRRRAKSLPAYPEQAMLFEEIASNGRKRVKFADSMGLDLASVKHFSTAEDPKIPSKVLSRLQSFLPQPQDREYTIADLCVNFKSTLTMDRLIPTFKMPVESDDFETKVLQRHVHLEKVTITQFDIRGQIRTNTQNCCKREVGVRYTFNEWLSFVNAQAIPMPFDENTVGERYTFTMYTPPFLDPSSSVHFAVYIRNDQGEFWDNNHGQNYTLKYHCAGMPTYESAAFHAT from the coding sequence ATGTCCGATTCAGCCCTCCTGCGTGATTCCAAGCAGTGTTCTCCAAATTCAGGGGGAACCATGCTATCAGGGAGTGAAGATGAGCCAACGGAGAATAGTGATGAGGACTTGGAAGATGGCTTAATCGAACCACCAGAAATGTATAAGAAAGACAGGCGAAGGGCGAAATCTCTGCCCGCATATCCGGAGCAGGCtatgctttttgaagaaataGCCAGTAACGGCCGAAAACGGGTGAAGTTCGCAGACTCCATGGGGCTTGATTTAGCAAGCGTGAAGCACTTCAGCACAGCAGAAGACCCGAAAATCCCTTCCAAGGTATTGTCGAGATTGCAGAGCTTTCTCCCTCAACCACAGGACCGAGAGTATACAATTGCGGACCTGTGCGTAAACTTTAAATCTACCTTGACCATGGACCGTCTCATCCCAACTTTCAAGATGCCAGTTGAGTCTGATGATTTTGAAACCAAGGTATTACAGCGGCACGTCCACCTGGAGAAGGTGACCATCACTCAGTTTGACATCCGTGGGCAGATTCGGACGAATACTCAAAACTGTTGCAAGAGGGAAGTTGGTGTGAGGTACACATTCAACGAGTGGCTGTCTTTCGTGAACGCGCAGGCGATACCCATGCCTTTTGATGAGAATACTGTCGGTGAGCGCTACACATTTACCATGTACACACCTCCGTTCCTAGACCCATCTTCCTCTGTGCACTTCGCCGTGTACATCAGGAATGACCAGGGCGAGTTTTGGGATAACAACCATGGACAAAACTATACCTTGAAGTATCACTGTGCAGGTATGCCGACTTACGAGAGCGCAGCATTCCATGCCACCTGA